The following are from one region of the Salvia splendens isolate huo1 chromosome 2, SspV2, whole genome shotgun sequence genome:
- the LOC121790910 gene encoding E3 UFM1-protein ligase 1 homolog yields the protein MDEELLELQRQFEFAQQAKSSIRLSERNVVELVQKLQQLEIIDFELLHTSSGKEYITQEQLRSEIVSEINKRGRVSLIDLADTIGVDLYHVEKQSQHVVSNDSSLVLINGEIVSSSYWDTVSEEINERLQECSQISLAEIAAQLQVGSELIVSVLEPRIGTLIKGRLEGGQLYTPAYVARVNAMVCGAARGIAVPMNMSAWWSSLQVLLQDMDGFSGVAVESSFFQSLFNNLVKGGEILGSLRAGVHWTPSVFAMAQKKCVESFFSQNSFISYETLHKLGIPQPIQYLQSRYPEGKALDTVFVHGSLIEMLDNSVDDAVECGSWIVSLTILPTSFTPQDASKVLSFCPTVQRALKSGKAHVLGESYILSDTFVKHLFDSIQKEMENISLSGHSAVVSSDTSHDNSSNLADQDEYGNQSGIGKSAPEKGSKKKKGKSAVNVKGGSAESGMELQESTKKKQKKGKVNPGAQVSDPKSGAKKDTERLDQPSFLSEKSLIQKIMSMIPDLEEQGLDDPETVLAPLAQHLRPMLLNSWMERRKAAFTENAQQMKQLLDDLQRKLDEAFLNIQLYEKALDLFEDDPQNAVLLHKHLLRTAATPIVDTLLVHLDKHCKLKNGFQLEGSQISEPVAMSSADRISLAKGLPGSLSVKAIELVETLEGKLVEAFISTARELIEESGLISKKLDKKLERTLLHSYRKDLSSQVAAESDPVSLLAKVVSLLYVQIHGKALQAPGRAISVAVARLKDKLDDSAFKTLQDYQRAAVTLLSLMSSATGNEEDCTSDRILSQRELLEGLMPALKNIVTKS from the exons atgGATGAGGAACTGCTGGAACTGCAGAGGCAATTCGAGTTTGCACAGCAGGCGAAATCCAGCATCCGTTTATCCGAACGAAACGTCGTCGAATTGGTCCAGAAACTCCAGCAACTTGAAATCATCGACTTCGAACTTCTCCACACCTCCTCCGGCAAAGAATACATCACTCAG GAGCAATTGAGGAGTGAAATCGTTTCTGAAATAAATAAGAGAGGTCGAGTATCCTTGATTGATTTAGCGGATACAATTGGGGTAGATTTGTACCATGTCGAAAAGCAATCGCAGCACGTTGTGTCCAATGACTCTTCGCTTGTGTTGATTAATGGAGAGATAGTTTCGAGTTCTTATTGGGACACAGTTTCCGAGGAAATCAATGAAAGACTCCAGGAGTGCAGCCAAATTTCATTGGCCGAGATTGCGGCACAGCTGCAAGTCGGCTCTGAATTGATCGTCTCTGTTCTAGAACCTCGTATTGGAACATTG ATCAAGGGTCGGCTTGAGGGTGGACAACTGTATACACCAGCATATGTTGCGCGTGTGAATGCAATGGTGTGTGGAGCAGCAAGAGGGATTGCTGTTCCTATGAATATGTCGGCATGGTGGAGCTCATTGCAGGTTCTGTTGCAAGATATGGATGGGTTTAGTGGAGTGGCAGTTGAGAGTAGTTTTTTCCAGtcattatttaataatttggtTAAAGGAGGAGAGATTCTTGGCTCACTACGCGCTGGAGTACACTGGACACCTTCT GTATTTGCGATGGCTCAAAAAAAATGCGTGGAATCTTTCTTTTCACAG AACTCTTTTATAAGTTATGAAACTCTTCATAAACTTGGAATACCACAGCCTATTCAGTATTTGCAG TCCAGATATCCTGAAGGCAAGGCCCTTGATACTGTCTTTGTTCATGGTTCACTGATTGAAATGTTGGACAATTCTGTGGATGATGCTGTTGAATGTGGCAGCTG GATAGTTTCACTCACAATTTTACCCACATCCTTTACACCTCAAGATGCATCTAAGGTTCTTTCATTTTGTCCAACTGTTCAAAGAGCTCTGAAG TCTGGCAAAGCACATGTTCTGGGGGAATCATATATATTGAGTGATACTTTTGTGAAG CATCTCTTTGATAGTATTCAGAAGGAGATGGAGAACATTAGTCTTTCTGGACATAGTGCTGTTGTGTCATCTGACACTTCACATGACAACAGCAGCAACCTGGCTGACCAAGATGAATATGGTAATCAAAGTGGCATAGGTAAATCAGCTCCAGAAAAAGGatcaaagaagaaaaaaggaaaatcaGCTGTGAATGTGAAAGGCGGGAGTGCTGAAAGTGGTATGGAGCTACAAGAATCAACTAAGAAAAAGCAGAAAAAGGGAAAGGTTAACCCAGGAGCACAGGTTTCAGATCCAAAGTCAGGTGCCAAAAAAGATACTGAGAGGTTGGACCAACCTAGCTTTCTGTCAGAAAAATcattaattcaaaagataatgtcaATGATCCCAGATTTGGAGGAGCAAG GTTTGGATGATCCTGAAACCGTTCTTGCACCTCTGGCCCAACATTTGAGACCTATGCTCCTAAATTCATGGATGGAAAGAAGAAAGGCTGCTTTTACAGAGAATGCTCAGCAAATGAAACAATTGCTTGATGATTTACAGCGTAAGCTTGATGAG GCATtcttaaatattcaattatatgAAAAAGCGCTAGATTTGTTCGAAGATGACCCACAAAATGCT GTTCTCTTACATAAGCACTTGTTACGGACTGCAGCAACCCCAATTGTGGACACTCTCTTAGTTCATTTG GACAAGCATTGCAAATTGAAGAACGGATTTCAACTTGAGGGATCTCAAATTTCTGAACCTGTAGCAATGAGTTCTGCAGATAGAATTTCCCTG GCAAAGGGTTTGCCCGGGTCTTTATCAGTAAAAGCCATTGAGCTGGTTGAAACTTTAGAGGGAAAG CTGGTGGAGGCATTCATAAGTACAGCAAGAGAATTAATAGAGGAAAG TGGTTTAATATCCAAGAAACTTGATAAGAAGTTGGAGAGGACTCTTCTGCATTCCTATAGAAAG GATTTATCGTCTCAAGTTGCTGCCGAATCCGATCCTGTCTCCCTTCTGGCAAAAGTTGTTTCGTTACTCTATGTTCAG ATACATGGAAAAGCTCTTCAAGCTCCTGGCAGGGCAATTTCAGTCGCTGTGGCTCGATTAAAG GATAAACTGGATGATTCAGCTTTCAAGACCTTACAAGATTATCAGAGAGCAGCTGTCACCCTTCTATCTCTAATGTCCTCGGCAACTGGAAAC GAAGAAGACTGTACGTCGGACAGAATATTGAGCCAGAGGGAGCTCCTCGAGGGTTTGATGCCGGCGTTGAAGAATATAGTTACAAAATCCTGA
- the LOC121790920 gene encoding calcium-transporting ATPase 4, endoplasmic reticulum-type-like, whose amino-acid sequence MGKGGQNYGDDKEPKGDYYAAWSKDVRECEEKFQVRKEHGLSGDDVEKRRQIYGLNELEKHDGPSIMRLILDQFNDTLVRILLVAAVVSFVLAWYDGDEGGEMEITAFVEPLVIFLILIVNAIVGVWQENNAEKALEALKEIQSEHATVIREGKRVASLPAKELVPGDIVELRVGDKVPADMRVLSLISSTLRIEQGSLTGESEAASKTTKAVSEDVDIQGKKCMVFAGTTVVNGNCICLVTQIGMNTEIGKVHSQIHEASQSEDDTPLKKKLNEFGEFLTAIIGVICTLVWLINVKYFLSWEIVNGWPRNFKFSFEKCTYYFEIAVALAVAAIPEGLPAVITTCLALGTRKMAAKNALVRKLPSVETLGCTTVICSDKTGTLTTNQMAVSKLYAMSSKPHDVRSFDVQGTSYDPFDGKIQNWPGGQLDSNLQMIAKIAAICNDADVEKAGQEKSGHYVANGMPTEAALKVLVEKMGLPNEIASGQSSGYDGVLRCSYAWSKLEQRIATLEFDRDRKSMGVIVNSRSGKKTLLVKGAVETLLDRSSFVQLLDGSIVQMDKEFKEVILKSLHQMSSSALRVLGFAYKDDLPEFATYNGDEDHPAHQLLLNPANYSSIESRLVFVGLAGLRDPPRKEVPEAIDNCRTAGIRVMVITGDNKETAEAICRDIGVFGRHENITSRSLTGKEFMELSSRDKQSHLSQSGGLLFSRAEPRHKQDIVRLLKDSGEVVAMTGDGVNDAPALKLADIGIAMGIAGTEVAKEASDMVLADDNFSTIVAAVGEGRSIYNNMKAFIRYMISSNIGEVASIFLTAAIGIPEGLIPVQLLWVNLVTDGPPATALGFNPPDKDIMKKPPRRSDDSLISPWILFRYLVIGSYVGLATVGVFIIWYTQSSFLGIDLSGDGHSLVTYSQLANWGQCQTWQNFTASPFTAGDQVFKFENPCDYFQTGKIKAMTLSLSVLVAIEMFNSLNALSEDGSLITMPPWVNPWLLIAMSISFGLHFLILYVPFLAQIFGIVPLSVNEWLLVLAVALPVILIDEVLKFVGRCTSGVRRSDARRSSKHKAE is encoded by the exons ATGGGGAAGGGAGGACAAAATTACGGTGATGATAAGGAGCCAAAAGGGGATTATTACGCTGCGTGGTCGAAAGATGTAAGAGAGTGTGAGGAGAAGTTTCAAGTGAGGAAGGAGCATGGATTATCGGGTGATGATGTGGAGAAGAGGAGGCAGATCTACGGTCTTAATGAGCTGGAGAAACACGACGGGCCTTCAATTATGAGGTTGATTCTGGATCAGTTCAATGACACGTTAGTTAGAATTTTATTGGTTGCGGCGGTGGTTTCTTTTGTGCTGGCGTGGTATGATGGCGACGAAGGCGGGGAGATGGAGATCACAGCCTTTGTGGAACCTCtggttatatttttaatattgataGTCAATGCCATCGTTGGTGTTTGGCAGgagaacaatgctgagaaagcACTCGAGGCGTTGAAGGAAATACAGTCAGAGCATGCAACCGTTATTCGTGAAGGTAAAAGGGTTGCTAGTTTGCCGGCGAAGGAGCTTGTTCCTGGAGACATTGTTGAGTTGAGAGTTGGGGATAAGGTTCCTGCAGATATGAGGGTGTTAAGCTTAATCAGCTCGACCCTCCGGATTGAACAGGGTTCATTGACTGGTGAGAGTGAGGCAGCGAGTAAGACTACCAAGGCTGTTTCAGAGGACGTCGACATTCAGGGGAAGAAATGTATGGTGTTTGCTGGGACTACTGTGGTGAATGGGAACTGTATCTGTTTGGTGACTCAGATTGGGATGAATACAGAGATAGGGAAGGTGCACTCTCAGATTCACGAGGCGTCTCAGAGTGAAGACGATACACCCTTGAAGAAGAAGTTGAATGAATTTGGAGAATTTTTAACTGCCATCATTGGAGTGATCTGCACTTTGGTTTGGCTGATTAATGTGAAGTACTTCCTTTCTTGGGAGATTGTTAATGGGTGGCCAAGGAACTTTAAGTTCTCTTTTGAGAAGTGCACTTATTACTTTGAGATTGCCGTGGCATTAGCAGTTGCTGCTATTCCCGAAGGTTTGCCTGCAGTCATTACAACTTGCTTGGCACTTGGCACACGTAAGATGGCTGCTAAGAATGCCCTTGTTCGCAAGTTGCCTAGTGTTGAAACTCTTGGCTGCACCACAGTGATTTGCTCTGATAAGACTGGGACTCTGACTACCAATCAGATGGCAGTGTCTAAGCTTTATGCTATGAGTTCCAAGCCCCATGATGTTCGATCCTTTGATGTGCAAGGAACTAGTTATGATCCATTCGATGGGAAAATACAGAACTGGCCAGGGGGTCAATTAGATTCTAATCTTCAAATGATAGCAAAAATTGCTGCTATCTGCAATGATGCCGATGTGGAAAAAGCTGGCCAAGAAAAATCTGGACATTATGTGGCCAATGGAATGCCAACTGAAGCTGCTCTTAAg GTTCTGGTTGAGAAAATGGGCCTCCCTAATGAAATAGCTTCTGGACAGTCTTCTGGATATGATGGCGTTTTAA GGTGCTCCTACGCATGGAGTAAACTCGAGCAGAGAATTGCTACCCTTGAGTTTGATCGAGATAGAAAATCCATGGGTGTTATTGTGAATTCTCGTAGTGGAAAAAAGACACTGCTTGTAAAG GGTGCAGTGGAGACACTATTGGATAGAAGCTCATTTGTGCAATTGCTTGATGGATCTATTGTACAAATGGATAAAGAGTTTAAGGAAGTTATATTGAAAAGTCTGCATCAAATGTCAAGCAGTGCATTACGAGTTCTGGGTTTTGCATACAAGGATGACCTTCCAGAATTTGCTACATATAATGGTGATgaagaccatccagctcatcAGCTCTTACTGAACCCTGCGAATTATTCCTCAATTGAGAGCAGATTAGTGTTTGTTGGTTTGGCTGGTTTAAGA GATCCACCGCGAAAAGAAGTCCCTGAAGCAATTGACAATTGTAGAACAGCTGGAATCAGGGTTATGGTAATTACAGGAGATAACAAAGAAACAGCAGAAGCAATTTGTCGTGATATAGGTGTTTTTGGTCGCCATGAAAATATCACTTCAAGGAGCTTAACAGGAAAAGAGTTCATGGAACTCTCAAGCCGTGACAAACAATCACATTTAAGTCAAAGTGGAGGGCTTCTTTTCTCAAGAGCTGAACCAAGGCATAAACAAGATATAGTGAGGTTGCTCAAGGATTCTGGTGAAGTTGTAGCAATGACTGGGGATGGAGTTAATGATGCACCTGCGCTGAAATTGGCAGATATTGGAATTGCAATGGGAATTGCTGGAACAGAG GTTGCAAAGGAAGCGTCTGACATGGTTTTAGCTGACGATAATTTCAGCACAATAGTTGCTGCTGTTGGTGAAGGCAGATCCATTTACAATAACATGAAGGCTTTCATCAG ATATATGATCTCCTCAAATATTGGTGAAGTGGCTTCGATATTTCTAACTGCTGCCATAGGCATTCCGGAGGGCCTGATACCAGTGCAGCTTCTGTGGGTTAACTTGGTAACTGATGGACCACCAGCTACTGCTTTGGGATTTAATCCACCTGACAAGGATATAATGAAGAAACCACCTAGAAGAAGTGATGATTCATTGATCAGTCCATGGATTTTGTTTCGCTACTTG GTAATTGGATCTTATGTTGGTTTAGCAACTGTGGGAGTATTCATTATCTGGTATACCCAATCATCTTTCCTTGGCATTGATCTCAGTGGAGATGGGCACAGTCTCGTAACATACTCTCAGCTAGCTAACTGGGGACAGTGCCAAACCTGGCAGAACTTTACGGCCTCACCTTTCACAGCCGGGGATCAAGTTTTCAAATTTGAGAATCCATGCGACTACTTCCAGACCGGGAAAATAAAGGCtatgactctctctctctcagtgCTGGTTGCTATTGAGATGTTCAACTCGCTGAATGCTCTATCTGAGGATGGAAGTCTCATCACAATGCCTCCATGGGTCAACCCTTGGCTTCTCATAGCTATGTCAATATCGTTTGGGTTGCACTTCCTAATCCTCTATGTGCCTTTCCTTGCTCAAATATTCGGCATTGTGCCTCTAAGCGTGAATGAGTGGCTGTTGGTGTTGGCCGTGGCTCTACCGGTAATATTAATAGACGAGGTTCTGAAGTTTGTGGGCAGATGTACAAGTGGGGTCAGGAGATCAGACGCAAGAAGATCTTCCAAGCATAAGGCAGAATGA